From the Haladaptatus sp. DJG-WS-42 genome, the window GCCACCGACGACGGCGACGTGCAATCTCATAGCGGAAAAACGAGTGAGGGGGACTTAGTTCTCAGCGGAGAAACTCGTCGATGCCCCGGGCGGGGTAGCCAACGACGGTATCGACGCCGACCTCGCGGAGCGATTCGATTTGCTCGCGGACGCGTCGAGGCGTCCCGACGAGCGCGTAGTCTTTGCTCGCCGCGAGGAGCACCTTTCGCGCGCGTCCCGTAGCCGACGAATCGGTGGGCGCGCCCTCAGGGAGTGCTCGCGCGACGGGGCGTCTGCGAGACGCATATGCGCCGACCGCATCGAGAATCGCGTCCTCGTCGTCGGTGAGCACGGTCGGGGCGTACACGGCGAGTTCGCCACCGTAGCCCGCAGACCGGAGGGCGCGCGTATCGCGGCGCGTCGTCCGGTTGAGCAGGTCGAACTGCGTCCCGCCGGTGGCGAGCGCGATGCGTTCGATGCCCTCGGTACCGACCCATGAATCGGGTGCGGCGGACAGCGCGGCAGAGAGCCGAGGCGCGATGGGGCGCTTGCGTTCGGCTTCCGTGAGATACGCCGAGTGCCCGGCGACGAGCACCTGTTTGATACCCTCGGGTAGCTCATCGTAGCGCGAATCGTCGCCGAGGGGGTCGAAGCCGTCTGCGCGAACGGGCGTCGTCAACCTGACCTCCTTGGTCTCTGTGAGGGCGGCCAACACCGCTGCGTCGGGGAGGTGTTCGCTCCCTTCGTAGTCGATTGTGATGACGTCAACCGATAGGGTGTCGGCCCGCCGCACGTCACACTCTGCGGGCTTGAGCGCGACTGCGTCCAGCCCGGTCTCAGAGAGACGCGTCTCGCCAGTTAGCATTGAACCCCTCTCATGGAAAATACACTATCGCCAGTCCGGAACTCGATCCATCGTCTGTGCGACCATACTCATTCTATCGCCGTTCTCGGCAAAAGGCTATCGCTCGTGGCGAAATTGCCTGCGCTGGTGACGTGAGAGTCACGAAACACTGAGAAAAAGAGACGTGGCTCGCCGTCGTTCTCTCAGGTAGGGGTAGACGTATGGACACAGTTACCTCAGCAGATGGAACCACGATTGCATACGAAAAAACGGGCCACGGACCACCACTCGTCCTCGTCCACGGAACGACCGCCGACCACACGCGGTGGGAGCCGATTCGCCCGGCCCTCGAAGAACAGTTCACGGTCTATGCGATGGACCGTCGTGGTCGCGGCGAGAGCGACGACGCTCCGGACTACTCGCTCGAACGCGAGTTCGACGACGTGGTCGCCGTCATCGATTCGATAGCCGAACCGGTGGTGTTGCTCGGCCACTCCTACGGCGCGCTTTGTTCGCTCGAAGCGGCGTTGCGTACTGATAACGTTCGAAAACTCATCCTGTACGAACCGCCGTTCTTGGTCGAAGAGGGAGAACTCACACCGGCGGCGATGCTCGCTGAACTCCACGCACTCGTAGAAAACGGTGAGAACGAACAGGCGCTCATCCGGTTCTTTACCGACGTCGCCGGAATGTCACTCGACGAAGTGGACGTGCTTCGCGCCGCACCAAACTGGTCAGCGCGAGTGAGTGCGGCCCACACCGTGGTCAGAGAAGAGGCCGCACCGGGGGAGTACGTGTTCGATGCCGACCGGCTGGCAACCTTGGCGACGCCAACGCTCTTGCTGACTGGAACTGAGAGCGCACCGTTCCTCAAGGACGCGACAGCCGCACTCGCGGGGGTGCTCCCGAACTGCCGCGTCGTTACGTTCGAGGGCCACGGCCACGTTGCGATAAACTCGGCTTCCGAACGCTTCACAACGGAGGTATTCACCTTCGCCAGCGAGTCTGAGTCGCTTTCACAAGCTCCGTAAACATTCAGGATGGAAGGTCGGCATCTAACAGACGCAGACTTACTCTTTCGCGCCTGGGCGCTCAAGTGGGTAAGTCTGCGTCTGGATCAACCACCCGATCAACTTCCGGCGGCATCTCCCAGTCGGTTGCGACTTGGAGGAAGTTCACGAGAATCCGGCCGGTCGCACCCCAGACGGTGTAGCCATCGACGTGGAAAAAGTGCAGACGGATGTCGCCGTAGTGGGGGTGCATTCGGCGCTCTGATTCGTAGTTGTCGAGATTCGTGAGGTCTGCGAGTTTGAGGACGACGATTTCTGCGACCTCGCGTTCGTCGGGGGTGTATGTTGTGTCCGGGACGGTGGCGACGAACGGGCGGACGGCATAGCTCGTAATCGTCCGAATATCGTCGAGCCTGCCCACGATGTCGGCGGTCGCGGGGTCTAAGCCAATCTCTTCGTTGGCCTCTCGCAGCGCAGTTGCCGCGAGGTCATCGTCTGCGGGTTCGTGCCCGCCGCCGGGAAACGACATCTGGCCGGGGTGCTCACCGAGGTGGTCTGCGCGCTTCGTAAACAGCAGCCACGGTTCGCCGTCACGGGTGAGGATGGGGACGAGCACACCCGCCTCTCGCTCCTCGTCCGTGACCGCTGTGGGCGAGTAGCGAGCCACCCGGTCGAGATTCATAGTCAAAGTCATGCGATGGAGCGGCTTAATTCGCCCGGGCTGAATCGAGCAGGTCGCGTTCGTCGTCTAACTCGACCGGCCCCCACGCTTCTAAGTCGTAGCTCACGTCGAGCAGGTGGTGGATGCGCTCGTCATCGTCGTCGTTCACCGCGGCCGCCGCGTCCTTGCGAAATTGGGCTTCGAGCGGCGTGATAATTGCCTCGCGGTCTACCTCGCGCTTTTCGACCGAGAGGATGTGCGGGAGGTCTTCGCCGCCGTCAGGCAGTTCGGGAAACGCGACGGGGCCGGGCGTGAGATAGCTCGTGCCCTCGCGCTCGAATTCAACCAGAAAGTAGCGTTCGATGGCAGCATCTATCTCCTCGACTGGAACCTCGCCTTCGTCGCCGTTTCTGTAGGCGAGTTCCGAGAGTGCGGTGGTGAGTTCCTCGCGTGTGAGCGCAGCAAAGAGCGAAACCACTCCCGCGAGTTCGTCGTGAGTCAAGTCCATTGCCTGCTCCTTTCTGCCAGTCGTGCTTAATCTTCATCCCTCGCCTGTGCGAGGTCTGCCTGTGCTGCGTCCCACACCTCGTCTGGCGAGAGCGAACTCTCGTCCCACGATGGGAGGCGCGTGTCCTCTGAGAGCGGTTCGATGGCAGCTGCATACACCGAAACCTGCTCGCGTTCTGCCTCGCGGTCGTAGTCGAGCCCGTTGAACGCCGCGTCTGCGCCGTACTGGCGGATGAACTCGTAGGCGACCTCTTCGTACCGACTTGGCAGACTCTCGTAGTCAGGCGTCACGTCGTGGTCTGCGAGCACTTGCAAGAGCGCCTGCCCGACACCGTGGCTCATCTCCGAGAGGCCGGTCGGCCCCGACACCGCGCGGTGGTCGTGTTCGTGTTTGCCCAAATCGACCTGGGCAGCGCCGGTGAAGCCAACCGCGCCGAAGGCGTCGCCGAGCGTCGAGAGTTCGAGCCCCCACTGGCGCTGTGGCCGGAGGTGGCGAGCGAGCTTCGAGGTGACCGCGAACTCCCCGGCGAGCGGGTAGCGAAACGCCGCCAGAAAGTCGAGCACCGGTGCGTCGTGTTCTGCTACGAGCGCCTGGATGAGCGGCGCG encodes:
- a CDS encoding luciferase; the protein is MLTGETRLSETGLDAVALKPAECDVRRADTLSVDVITIDYEGSEHLPDAAVLAALTETKEVRLTTPVRADGFDPLGDDSRYDELPEGIKQVLVAGHSAYLTEAERKRPIAPRLSAALSAAPDSWVGTEGIERIALATGGTQFDLLNRTTRRDTRALRSAGYGGELAVYAPTVLTDDEDAILDAVGAYASRRRPVARALPEGAPTDSSATGRARKVLLAASKDYALVGTPRRVREQIESLREVGVDTVVGYPARGIDEFLR
- a CDS encoding alpha/beta hydrolase, giving the protein MDTVTSADGTTIAYEKTGHGPPLVLVHGTTADHTRWEPIRPALEEQFTVYAMDRRGRGESDDAPDYSLEREFDDVVAVIDSIAEPVVLLGHSYGALCSLEAALRTDNVRKLILYEPPFLVEEGELTPAAMLAELHALVENGENEQALIRFFTDVAGMSLDEVDVLRAAPNWSARVSAAHTVVREEAAPGEYVFDADRLATLATPTLLLTGTESAPFLKDATAALAGVLPNCRVVTFEGHGHVAINSASERFTTEVFTFASESESLSQAP
- a CDS encoding CoA pyrophosphatase, which produces MNLDRVARYSPTAVTDEEREAGVLVPILTRDGEPWLLFTKRADHLGEHPGQMSFPGGGHEPADDDLAATALREANEEIGLDPATADIVGRLDDIRTITSYAVRPFVATVPDTTYTPDEREVAEIVVLKLADLTNLDNYESERRMHPHYGDIRLHFFHVDGYTVWGATGRILVNFLQVATDWEMPPEVDRVVDPDADLPT
- a CDS encoding glycosyl transferase family 2, with protein sequence MEYVQERVTTLHDLTGHVPDAPTDRAAVVVPMTEREYAGLAAERVLSTLETVSPARVVVPLRASADHVEDFRDWFDTFDLDVDLLWCNGPTLRTLLSDAGVSGAMGKGRDVWLALGLAASEEFVVVHDADAKTYSRAHVPRLLSPLAGEFEFTKGYYARVENNQLYGRLARLFVAPLIQALVAEHDAPVLDFLAAFRYPLAGEFAVTSKLARHLRPQRQWGLELSTLGDAFGAVGFTGAAQVDLGKHEHDHRAVSGPTGLSEMSHGVGQALLQVLADHDVTPDYESLPSRYEEVAYEFIRQYGADAAFNGLDYDREAEREQVSVYAAAIEPLSEDTRLPSWDESSLSPDEVWDAAQADLAQARDED